A genomic region of Alphaproteobacteria bacterium contains the following coding sequences:
- the dprA gene encoding DNA-protecting protein DprA, translating to MTARHILSDTERRDWLRLSRTDNIGPITFHTLLGRYRSIGAVLENIPRLAAQGGRTRALKLPSPAEAEDEIARHEKFGARLIACCEPDYPAPLSALEDAPPLISIRGNADCIAKTCIAIVGARNASINGKKMAEMLAQELGAANVTVVSGMARGIDTAAHNGSLSTGTAAVLAGGIDNIYPEENRALYQRIMETGCIVAEMPLGSEPRAQHFPRRNRIISGLSLGVVVIEAAIKSGSLITANRALEQGREVYAVPGSPLDPRCQGTNNLIKQGATLVESVQDILANLPKDIRVAEPEQETFVPPPAPLDEDELLRIRDQLIENLSPSPVAVDELIRQCHLSPPLVLTALLELELAGRAQRLPGNKVMLVA from the coding sequence ATGACTGCACGCCACATCTTGTCGGATACTGAGCGGCGCGATTGGCTGCGCCTCAGCCGTACAGACAATATCGGCCCCATAACCTTCCACACGCTGCTCGGGCGCTATCGAAGCATTGGTGCCGTGCTTGAAAACATACCACGGCTTGCCGCCCAAGGCGGCCGCACCCGTGCGCTGAAGCTGCCATCGCCAGCCGAAGCGGAAGATGAAATCGCCCGGCACGAAAAATTCGGCGCACGGCTGATTGCCTGCTGCGAGCCCGATTACCCGGCGCCGCTTTCCGCGCTGGAAGATGCGCCGCCGCTCATTTCCATTCGCGGCAACGCCGATTGCATTGCAAAAACATGCATCGCCATCGTCGGCGCACGCAACGCTTCGATCAACGGCAAGAAAATGGCGGAGATGCTGGCGCAAGAACTGGGCGCCGCGAACGTCACCGTTGTTTCCGGTATGGCGCGCGGCATCGATACTGCCGCGCATAACGGCAGCCTGTCCACCGGCACCGCCGCCGTGCTGGCGGGGGGCATCGACAATATTTACCCCGAAGAAAACCGCGCGCTGTATCAGCGGATCATGGAAACCGGCTGCATCGTCGCGGAAATGCCGCTGGGCAGCGAACCGCGCGCACAGCACTTCCCGCGCCGGAACCGGATTATTTCAGGCCTCAGCCTCGGGGTCGTGGTAATTGAAGCGGCGATAAAATCCGGCTCGCTTATTACCGCCAACCGCGCGCTCGAACAGGGACGGGAAGTTTATGCCGTTCCCGGCTCGCCGCTCGATCCGCGTTGTCAGGGCACCAACAACCTGATCAAGCAGGGCGCGACGCTGGTCGAAAGCGTGCAGGATATCCTTGCAAACCTGCCGAAAGATATAAGGGTCGCGGAACCCGAACAGGAAACATTTGTGCCGCCGCCTGCGCCGCTTGATGAAGATGAACTCTTAAGAATACGCGACCAACTTATTGAAAACCTTAGCCCTTCGCCAGTGGCAGTTGACGAATTGATCAGGCAGTGCCATTTGTCGCCGCCTTTGGTGCTGACTGCCCTGCTGGAACTTGAGCTGGCGGGGCGGGCCCAGCGCCTGCCCGGAAACAAGGTTATGCTGGTTGCATAG
- a CDS encoding RluA family pseudouridine synthase, producing the protein MSGAKVGSATVKPDEANTRLDRWFGRHYPAIKHGQLEKLLRTGQVRVEGKRAKAAQRLEAGQQIRIPPIGAAPSAGANGKGGKPAGDNAKMLAKLRSWILFEDKDVLAINKPAGLAVQGGPGLTEHLDDMLECMRTREDGKPKLVHRLDRETSGVLLLAKNAFSASKLTAAFRYRETSKLYWALTIGVPDPPAGKISAPLIREGERMVVSESEDAQSAKTLYKVVEAVGKKAAFVALSPLSGRTHQLRVHMAYAGTPVAGDKFYGGPVPEDLLELGLAKRLHLHARRLIIPHPRRGFIDVIAPLLPDMQKSWRALNFGTDADDLFTDVKTRRE; encoded by the coding sequence GTGTCGGGCGCAAAGGTCGGCAGTGCGACCGTAAAACCGGACGAAGCCAATACCCGGCTCGATCGCTGGTTCGGGCGGCATTACCCCGCGATAAAGCACGGCCAGCTCGAAAAGCTTTTGCGCACGGGGCAAGTGCGGGTTGAGGGCAAGCGCGCGAAGGCGGCGCAGCGGCTCGAAGCGGGGCAACAGATACGCATTCCCCCCATCGGCGCAGCGCCTTCAGCCGGCGCAAACGGCAAGGGCGGCAAACCGGCGGGCGATAACGCCAAGATGCTCGCAAAACTCCGTTCCTGGATTTTGTTCGAAGATAAAGATGTGCTGGCCATCAACAAGCCCGCCGGGCTTGCAGTGCAAGGCGGGCCGGGGCTGACCGAACATCTTGACGATATGCTTGAATGCATGCGCACCCGCGAAGATGGCAAGCCAAAGCTTGTTCACCGGCTCGACCGCGAGACCAGCGGCGTTCTATTGCTCGCGAAGAATGCTTTTTCGGCAAGCAAGCTGACGGCGGCGTTCCGTTACCGCGAAACCAGCAAGCTTTATTGGGCGCTGACCATCGGCGTGCCGGACCCGCCCGCCGGCAAAATATCCGCGCCGCTGATTCGTGAAGGCGAGCGCATGGTCGTGAGCGAAAGCGAAGACGCGCAATCAGCCAAGACGCTCTATAAGGTTGTTGAAGCGGTCGGCAAAAAGGCAGCTTTTGTTGCGCTTTCTCCGTTAAGCGGCCGCACGCACCAATTGCGCGTGCATATGGCCTATGCCGGTACGCCGGTTGCGGGGGATAAATTTTATGGCGGCCCGGTACCTGAGGATTTACTTGAACTTGGGTTAGCCAAGCGCTTGCATTTGCACGCAAGAAGGTTAATCATACCGCATCCTCGCCGGGGTTTCATTGACGTTATTGCGCCACTTTTGCCTGATATGCAAAAAAGCTGGCGCGCGCTGAATTTCGGCACGGACGCTGATGACCTGTTTACGGACGTAAAAACAAGGAGGGAATGA
- the plsY gene encoding glycerol-3-phosphate 1-O-acyltransferase PlsY, protein MTDLTLDHIIAIATAAAIGYLLGSIPFGLLLTKFSGLPDIRSIGSGNIGATNVLRTGKKGLAAATLLLDGAKGALAVGVGALIMPWLAPVAGLAALVGHIFPVWLKFNGGKGVATAIGIFLAASWPVGLIAIAAWLLMALLMRYSSLAALAAMIVSPLAALFFASLDVVMLTIIVGAFVWMRHWGNIQRLLAGIEPRINPSSAGRKKA, encoded by the coding sequence ATGACCGATCTTACGCTCGATCACATCATCGCCATCGCCACCGCGGCCGCGATAGGATACCTGCTTGGCAGCATTCCCTTCGGCCTGTTGCTGACAAAATTCAGCGGCCTGCCCGATATCCGCAGCATCGGTTCAGGCAATATCGGCGCGACCAACGTCCTGCGCACCGGCAAAAAGGGCCTTGCCGCGGCAACCTTGCTGCTCGATGGAGCAAAAGGCGCGCTCGCGGTCGGGGTCGGCGCGCTGATCATGCCGTGGCTTGCCCCTGTCGCGGGCCTCGCGGCGCTGGTCGGGCATATATTTCCGGTATGGCTTAAATTCAACGGCGGCAAGGGCGTCGCCACCGCCATCGGCATATTTCTGGCGGCAAGCTGGCCCGTCGGCCTGATCGCGATCGCGGCATGGCTGCTGATGGCATTGCTGATGCGCTATTCCTCGCTCGCCGCGCTCGCGGCCATGATCGTATCGCCGTTGGCCGCGCTATTCTTCGCTTCGCTGGATGTTGTTATGCTGACCATTATTGTCGGCGCGTTCGTCTGGATGCGTCACTGGGGTAACATCCAACGCCTGCTCGCGGGGATCGAGCCGCGCATCAACCCATCGTCTGCCGGAAGAAAAAAGGCATGA
- the topA gene encoding type I DNA topoisomerase yields MATKLVVVESPAKAKTINKYLGSDYKVIASFGHVRDLPPKDGSVRPDESFAMDWAIGDRASRAINEITSSTKQAQEVFLATDPDREGEAIAWHVLEVLKDKGVLDGKQVHRVTFNEITKQAVKDAMANPRRLDQPLIDAYMARRALDYLVGFRLSPVLWRKLPGSRSAGRVQSVALRLICQRESEIEKFKAQEFWTIEAIFKTGGGQTFPARLTQLKGQKLDKFALKTESDAAAAVALINTLSFDVGTIERKQARRNPAPPFTTSTLQQEASRKLGFSATRTMRTAQNLYEGAEIGGEAVGLITYMRTDGVDLSGEAVIAIREMIGRDYGDKYLPDEARIYKNKAKNAQEAHEAIRPTDINRKPDDVAQYLDSDQLRLYTLIWQRTAACQMTPAVLDQVAIDIQGDGGKATFRANGSVMVFDGYQRVYQEVEEEDPTEDSEESKSTRLPAMKEGEKLDRNEVKPDQHFTQPPPRYTEASLVKKLEELGIGRPSTYASIMQVLQDRNYVVLDKRRFTPEDRGRIVTAFLENFFGHYVEYDFTADLEEKLDDISAGNVDWKQVLNDFWTGFSAAIDGTKDLKVSDVLDVLDEALGPHFFPVQEDGSNPRLCTACGNGRLGLKLGKFGAFIGCSNYPTCKNTRPLAVIESGENGKPHLEGPKELGQDPATKLPVSVRVGPYGPYVQLGPEKTVVAPEPVLEKTEEPEDGKKKKKKKKKADTGPKPKRVSLLKDMDPNMVDLQTALKLLGLPREIGKHPEDGEMILAGVGRFGPYLKMGSRYKSLPADDSVLEVGLNRAVVLLAEPSKGGNQRQSSPAKNLGNHPGDSKAVTQHTGRYGPYVKHGKMMATITKAYDPDSLTLEQALEILAAKAAKNAGGDGGEKPKKPAKTKAVGKPKKTKAAKE; encoded by the coding sequence GTGGCAACAAAACTCGTCGTCGTCGAATCGCCGGCCAAGGCGAAAACAATCAATAAGTATTTGGGAAGTGACTATAAGGTCATCGCCTCCTTCGGCCATGTCCGCGATTTGCCCCCCAAAGACGGTTCCGTCCGCCCGGACGAAAGTTTCGCGATGGATTGGGCCATCGGCGACCGCGCCAGCCGCGCGATCAACGAAATCACCAGCAGCACCAAGCAAGCGCAAGAAGTCTTCCTCGCGACCGATCCGGACCGCGAGGGCGAAGCCATTGCATGGCACGTGCTTGAAGTCCTGAAAGACAAAGGCGTGCTGGACGGCAAACAGGTCCACCGCGTCACCTTCAACGAAATCACCAAGCAAGCCGTAAAAGATGCCATGGCGAACCCGCGCCGGCTCGATCAGCCCTTGATCGACGCCTATATGGCGCGGCGCGCGCTCGATTACCTTGTCGGCTTCCGGCTTTCGCCGGTTCTGTGGCGCAAGCTTCCGGGCTCGCGCTCGGCCGGTCGCGTGCAGTCGGTCGCGCTGCGCCTTATTTGCCAACGCGAGTCCGAAATTGAAAAATTCAAGGCGCAGGAATTCTGGACCATCGAAGCCATCTTCAAGACCGGCGGCGGCCAGACCTTCCCCGCCCGCCTGACACAGCTGAAGGGCCAGAAGCTCGATAAGTTCGCACTCAAGACGGAATCCGATGCTGCCGCCGCCGTCGCGTTGATCAACACGCTGAGCTTTGATGTCGGCACGATCGAGCGCAAGCAGGCACGCCGCAACCCGGCACCGCCCTTCACCACATCCACGCTGCAACAGGAAGCTTCGCGCAAGCTGGGCTTCAGCGCCACACGCACCATGCGCACCGCGCAAAACCTTTATGAAGGCGCCGAGATCGGCGGCGAGGCGGTTGGCCTTATTACCTATATGCGTACCGACGGCGTCGATCTTTCGGGCGAGGCCGTCATCGCAATCCGCGAGATGATCGGTCGCGACTATGGCGACAAATACCTGCCGGATGAGGCACGCATCTACAAGAACAAGGCCAAGAACGCGCAGGAAGCGCATGAGGCGATCCGCCCCACCGATATTAACCGCAAGCCCGACGACGTCGCGCAATATCTGGATAGCGACCAGCTGCGGCTCTACACGCTTATATGGCAGCGCACGGCGGCCTGCCAGATGACGCCCGCCGTACTCGATCAGGTCGCGATCGATATTCAGGGCGACGGCGGCAAGGCTACTTTCCGCGCCAACGGTTCCGTCATGGTGTTCGACGGTTATCAACGCGTATATCAGGAAGTGGAAGAGGAAGATCCGACGGAAGATTCCGAAGAAAGCAAATCCACCCGCCTGCCCGCGATGAAGGAAGGTGAAAAGCTCGATCGCAACGAGGTCAAGCCCGACCAGCATTTCACCCAGCCGCCGCCGCGCTACACCGAAGCCAGCCTCGTGAAAAAACTGGAAGAACTGGGCATCGGAAGGCCTTCAACCTACGCCAGCATTATGCAGGTCCTGCAAGATCGCAACTATGTCGTGCTCGATAAGCGCCGCTTCACGCCCGAAGACCGCGGCCGCATCGTCACCGCGTTCCTTGAAAACTTTTTCGGCCATTATGTGGAATATGATTTCACCGCCGACCTTGAAGAAAAGCTTGATGATATCTCCGCCGGCAATGTCGATTGGAAGCAGGTCCTGAACGATTTCTGGACCGGTTTTTCCGCCGCGATCGACGGCACCAAGGATCTGAAGGTTTCGGATGTGCTTGATGTGCTCGATGAAGCGCTCGGCCCGCATTTCTTCCCGGTGCAGGAAGACGGCTCCAACCCCCGCCTCTGCACGGCCTGCGGCAACGGCCGGCTCGGCTTGAAGCTTGGCAAGTTCGGCGCCTTTATCGGTTGCTCCAATTACCCCACCTGCAAGAACACACGGCCGCTCGCGGTCATAGAGTCGGGCGAAAACGGCAAGCCGCATCTCGAAGGTCCGAAGGAGCTGGGCCAGGACCCGGCCACCAAGCTGCCGGTTTCCGTGCGCGTCGGCCCCTATGGCCCGTATGTACAGCTTGGCCCCGAAAAAACCGTGGTCGCGCCTGAACCGGTCTTGGAAAAAACCGAGGAACCCGAAGACGGCAAGAAGAAAAAGAAGAAAAAGAAAAAAGCCGATACCGGCCCGAAACCGAAGCGCGTTTCGCTGCTCAAGGATATGGACCCGAACATGGTCGATCTGCAGACCGCGCTCAAGCTGCTCGGGCTGCCGCGCGAGATCGGCAAGCATCCGGAAGATGGCGAAATGATTCTCGCCGGCGTCGGCAGGTTCGGCCCATATCTGAAAATGGGTTCGCGCTACAAAAGCCTGCCGGCTGACGATAGCGTGCTTGAAGTCGGGCTTAACCGCGCCGTCGTGCTGCTGGCCGAACCGAGCAAGGGCGGCAACCAGCGCCAGTCCAGCCCGGCCAAAAATCTTGGCAACCACCCGGGCGACAGCAAGGCCGTTACCCAGCATACCGGCCGGTACGGGCCGTATGTGAAGCACGGCAAGATGATGGCCACCATCACCAAGGCCTATGATCCGGACAGCCTGACCCTCGAACAGGCCCTTGAAATCCTTGCCGCAAAGGCCGCCAAGAACGCAGGCGGCGATGGTGGCGAGAAACCCAAAAAGCCAGCCAAAACCAAGGCTGTGGGCAAGCCCAAGAAGACGAAGGCCGCCAAGGAATAG